A region of the Oceanihabitans sp. IOP_32 genome:
AAACATCGAAGTTTTCAATATTTAAACGCATGTTTATTAAGTGTTTTTTAAAGCCTACTTTTTCGTAGGCTTTTATTGCTGCTATATTATCATGATAAACATCTAACTTAATTTCATAAACCCCGCGTGATTGGCACCATTTTAATAAAGCGTTCATTATTAATTGGTTAAGCTGTTTGCCTCGGTGTTTTTCCGATACAAACATAAACCCAAGATAACCTTGCTTGTCGTGTTTTAAGTAAGGTTTATCGGGTTTAATTTTGGCGTAACCAGAGGCTACAATTTGCTTGTTAATTTCTACAACAAAAACGACTGAGTTTTCACTAGTAATCAATTCAGAAAGGTCGTAATAGGTAATGTGTTCAGCTTTAAGTGTCGTATCAAAAGATCTTTCGGCTTGAATTATGCCTTGTTCAAACTCTAATAAAAT
Encoded here:
- a CDS encoding GNAT family N-acetyltransferase; translation: MDSTIRKATLKDLPILLEFEQGIIQAERSFDTTLKAEHITYYDLSELITSENSVVFVVEINKQIVASGYAKIKPDKPYLKHDKQGYLGFMFVSEKHRGKQLNQLIMNALLKWCQSRGVYEIKLDVYHDNIAAIKAYEKVGFKKHLINMRLNIENFDVLVPDKLS